One Anopheles marshallii chromosome 3, idAnoMarsDA_429_01, whole genome shotgun sequence genomic region harbors:
- the LOC128712520 gene encoding LOW QUALITY PROTEIN: uncharacterized protein LOC128712520 (The sequence of the model RefSeq protein was modified relative to this genomic sequence to represent the inferred CDS: substituted 2 bases at 2 genomic stop codons), whose product MVSIENFRQFLQPMIFYSKIIGVEIWTASGFFLPASYNLSLQMVLYVVSTLFTVVKYSNNPAGFGVYPLLAYSKSGVVLPLFLYEIPYYDVSTITKTMGLTLSDFLFLIRSMYSLTEADIFMVHLGELEAMLNDLAKDDKKRAEIRGKWLQCVNVHKLPTRFLNTAAETFRLVCLAMVGMGVFSFCDCILLVALTDGYPTYCFLLVMFGELTIYFIIGNFLELKVTXXNEMYSKIISMPWYMLPAREQKQFLLLLCRQQRPMLLTGCGFIPMNFESYMSMFLTLSNK is encoded by the exons ATGG TGTCCATCGAAAACTTCCGTCAATTTTTGCAGCCGATGATATTTTATTCGAAAATCATAGGAGTTGAAATATGGACTGcttcaggattttttttgcccgCGTCGTACAACCTGTCGTTACAAATGGTGCTCTACGTTGTCAGTACTTTATTCACAGTGGTGAAGTACAGCAACAATCCAGC CGGGTTTGGAGTGTATCCTTTGCTGGCCTATTCGAAAAGTGGAGTAGTATTACCTTTGTTTCTGTACGAGATACCCTATTACGATGTGTCCACAATCACCAAAACAATGGGATTGACTTTGtctgattttttatttctgattcGATCGATGTACTCATTGACCGAAGCAGACATATTCATGGTACATTTGGGCGAGCTTGAAGCCATGCTGAATGATCTCGCGAAGGATGATAAAAAGAGAGCGGAAATACGAGGGAAGTGGCTACAGTGCGTTAACGTTCATAAGCTGCCGACTAG GTTCTTGAACACTGCAGCAGAAACGTTCCGATTGGTTTGTCTAGCTATGGTTGGAATGggtgttttttccttttgtgacTGCATACTCCTAGTAGCGTTG ACAGATGGGTATCCTACGTACTGCTTTTTGTTGGTTATGTTTGGAGAGCTTACGATCTATTTTATTATCGGCAACTTTCTAGAGCTTAAGGTAA cttgatgaaatgaaatgtacaGCAAAATAATTTCGATGCCGTGGTATATGCTACCGGCTAGGGAACAGAAACAGTTTCTCTTGCTGCTCTGCAGACAGCAGCGTCCCATGTTGTTGACAGGTTGCGGTTTTATACCCATGAACTTTGAGTCGTACATGAGC ATGTTCCTCACGCTTAGTaataaataa
- the LOC128715374 gene encoding uncharacterized protein LOC128715374, with protein MFSELTAYFVVGHIIELKIDQMYDKVISMPWYKLPPKEQKEFCYLLSRQQRPMMLTAYGFHPMNFEAYMSVLRGLYQFFVMVMQYVG; from the exons ATGTTTTCAGAGCTTACAGCTTACTTCGTGGTTGGCCATATCATTGAACTTAAG ATTGATCAAATGTATGATAAGGTCATATCCATGCCATGGTATAAGCTCCCGCCGAAGGAACAGAAAGAGTTTTGTTACCTTTTATCCAGACAACAGCGTCCTATGATGTTGACAGCTTATGGGTTTCACCCGATGAATTTTGAGGCGTACATGAGC GTCTTGAGAGGTTTATATCAGTTCTTTGTAATGGTCATGCAGTACGTCGGATAA
- the LOC128712519 gene encoding uncharacterized protein LOC128712519 — protein MRPAIEIYNASFNRLKISSRLLGAGLWEKYDGFNWGRIRSVTQIFLFLALHIWTGYKYRHSALEMLETQSLIWTGAALMIKYFTMIRNGEPVRELTNKIESEMYMKYSETSNEYPVVWKYSRVLYYGGYIMMVGYFSSLSLIFVNPLFMYFTEGRIMLLFFCEIPFVDWTVMRGYWLTITLQFAFYCTGVCGLILVDYLCAYFTINGLLYVDILRFHLDELSELLRDTSYQMRKETDVIEKVNRKWRHSLAEHQQIVEYFDKFSDLWSMINLAQVGCSVFGICANMLIIFLTDWYAAYPIIFALFIDLTVHFVLGAVIERKVDDLHISLIYFPWYLLDDRRQKEYKLLLLRAQQPSGMSIAGLTPVNYETYTQIMKMLYQVFALAMNVLK, from the exons ATGAGACCCGCAATCGAGATTTACAACGCAAGTTTTAACCGGCTGAAGATTTCCAGCCGTCTTCTTGGTGCTGGTCTTTGGGAGAAATATGACGGTTTTAATTGGGGACGAATAAGGAGTGTGACGCAGATATTTCTGTTTCTGGCTTTACACATTTGGACGGGATACAAGTACCGACATAGTGCGCTCGAGATGCTGGAGACCCAATCGCTCATCTGGACCGGGGCGGCGCTTATGATCAAATACTTTACGATGATACGGAATGGTGAACCAGTCCGCGAGCTGACCAACAAAATTGAATCGGAGATGTACATGAAGTATTCGGAAACGTCCAACGAATATCCGGTGGTGTGGAAGTATAGTCGTGTGCTGTATTATGGCGGATATATCATGATGGTGGGCTACTTTTCATCGCTGTCTCTCATTTTCGTCAATCCATTGTTCATGTACTTTACCGAGGGTCGTATAATGTTGCTATTTTTCTGTGAAATCCCGTTCGTGGATTGGACTGTAATGAGAGGATACTGGCTCACGATTACGTTGCAGTTTGCATTCTACTGCACCGGGGTCTGTGGGTTGATTTTGGTCGATTACTTGTGTGCCTATTTCACCATCAATGGGTTACTTTACGTGGACATTTTGCGCTTCCACCTGGACGAGCTGAGTGAGCTGTTGCGTGACACTAGCTATCAAATGCGAAAAGAAACGGATGTAATCGAGAAGGTTAATCGTAAATGGAGACATTCTCTGGCAGAACATCAGCAGATTGTGGA atattttgataaattttccgACTTGTGGAGTATGATCAACCTAGCTCAAGTGGGCTGCAGTGTGTTCGGAATTTGCGCCAATATGCTGATAATTTTTCTC aCCGATTGGTACGCAGCGTATCCCATAATCTTTGCCCTGTTCATTGATCTCACGGTTCATTTTGTGTTGGGAGCTGTCATTGAGCGAAAG GTCGACGATCTGCACAtcagtttgatttattttccttgGTATTTACTTGACGATCGACGGCAGAAGGAATACAAGCTGCTTTTGCTACGAGCGCAACAGCCATCCGGTATGTCGATCGCTGGACTTACACCGGTAAATTACGAAACCTACACACAG ATTATGAAAATGCTATATCAGGTGTTTGCACTCgcaatgaatgttttgaagtAG
- the LOC128712521 gene encoding uncharacterized protein LOC128712521 produces MFSELTAYFVVGHIIELKIDQMYDKVISMPWYKLPPKEQKEFCYLLSRQQRPLMLTAYGFHPMNFEAYMSVLRGLYQFFVMIMQYVE; encoded by the exons ATGTTTTCAGAGCTTACAGCTTACTTCGTGGTTGGCCATATCATTGAACTTAAG ATTGATCAAATGTATGATAAGGTCATATCCATGCCATGGTATAAGCTCCCGCCGAAGGAACAGAAAGAGTTTTGTTACCTTTTATCCAGACAACAGCGTCCCTTAATGTTGACAGCTTATGGGTTTCACCCGATGAACTTTGAGGCGTACATGAGC GTGTTGAGAGGTTTATATCAGTTCTTTGTAATGATCATGCAGTACGTTGAGTAA